A window from Cryptomeria japonica chromosome 1, Sugi_1.0, whole genome shotgun sequence encodes these proteins:
- the LOC131044982 gene encoding probable LRR receptor-like serine/threonine-protein kinase At1g67720, whose protein sequence is MKFTSSTLLAITALIGLFSLSTLTNPDGFLSISCGASENRTGEEFEWITDSLFINFRNNFTKPPLSTIAPYEYQSVAYFTNLELNKYCYLLPVMPHKLLLVRTTFLFGGFEDLPLASIFDLIIDGIKWQTVRLKALDQIYYYFNEIILLPKSETLSLCLARNSQTEDGNYVFISTIELRPLQSPMYNSTDFNNNALVYFSLRSFGDHDFSRYPEDRFDRIWLSPAVSTTTTNISTNSSLKTSLWNQPPLSVLEYAIATQVGEDLLIPVGSHYFVPDNGSYYIALYFCNIINETSSSRKQTFQIFVSNRKVSELKFPSYLNCREWYQILKLSPLKSIDIRLHPLEGSDMRPFINAAEVYRIIDINYITHTGDVLAIRKIANTANVPDDWIGGDPCLPAGFPITGVTCNEENPPRVIIVNLTNRGLIGHIPPSIANLTAITQLLLGNNNLSGSIPNLSSLKNLRKLQLQNNQLTGDIPSSLEKLPMLNELFLQNNKLDGDVPPGLIKPGLNLRVYPQSNSPINKERKEKSSIIGLTVGCSVLLITLIFGIYLWRKKYNRGNLTTNNFIMQPQHSCTDEDDPNEFHKLTVEYTEEDIKAATNNYSTLIGKGGFGSVFYGKLSGNEVAVKVLSTDSFQGKQEFRNEVSLLSRIYHKNLVYFIGYCRKPIVALVYEFMECGTLMDHLHGPAKLEKPLDWQTRVNIALQAAEGLLYLHEGCSPPIIHRDIKCSNILLDRRMFAKISDFGLSKLLDSSKSYISTNVKGTLGYLDPEYFGSSSLNEKSDIYSFGVVLLEIISGVPPKEGTVERAKELLTCGRLVDLMDSSLGGRYSLTSARKVAEIAYNCVERTSINRPTMNTVVKELAEAKACVLDDNGESRFILSGSSNVLDMPEAR, encoded by the exons ATGAAATTCACAAGTTCAACCTTGTTAGCGATCACAGCTCTCATTGGATTATTCAGTCTCTCCACACTCACAAATCCAGATG GATTTCTGAGTATCAGCTGCGGCGCTTCAGAGAACAGAACGGGTGAAGAATTCGAGTGGATTACAGATTCCTTATTCATCAACTTCAGAAACAACTTCACTAAGCCTCCATTGAGCACTATTGCTCCCTATGAGTATCAGTCCGTGGCTTATTTTACAAATCTGGAACTAAATAAATATTGTTACTTACTCCCCGTGATGCCTCATAAACTTTTACTAGTAAGGACTACCTTTTTATTCGGAGGATTTGAAGATCTTCCTTTAGCAAGCATCTTTGACTTAATCATAGATGGAATTAAATGGCAAACAGTCCGCTTGAAGGCTTTAGACCAAATTTATTACTACTTTAACGAGATCATCTTGCTCCCCAAAAGTGAGACTCTGAGTTTATGCCTGGCCAGAAATTCACAGACAGAAGATGGTAACTATGTGTTCATTTCAACCATTGAGTTGAGGCCGCTACAATCTCCAATGTATAATTCCACTGATTTCAACAACAATGCTTTAGTTTACTTCTCTCTTAGAAGTTTTGGTGATCATGATTTTTCAAG GTATCCAGAGGACCGGTTTGATCGCATCTGGCTTTCTCCTGCGGTATCGACAACCACAACGAATATCAGCACGAACTCCTCTTTGAAGACAAGCTTGTGGAACCAACCACCTTTATCTGTATTAGAGTATGCCATTGCAACGCAAGTAGGGGAAGACCTATTAATTCCAGTAGGGTCCCATTATTTTGTACCTGACAACGGCTCTTATTATATTGCTCTTTACTTCTGTAACATCATTAACGAGACAAGCTCTTCAAGGAAGCAAACCTTCCAGATTTTTGTTAGCAATCGTAAAGTATCAGAATTAAAGTTTCCTTCATACCTAAACTGTCGGGAATGGTATCAGATTTTGAAGCTTAGCCCACTGAAATCTATTGATATAAGATTGCATCCCTTAGAAGGATCCGACATGAGGCCATTCATAAATGCAGCAGAAGTCTATCGAATTATAGACATAAACTATATTACACACACCGGAGATG TACTTGCTATTAGGAAAATAGCGAACACAGCGAATGTAccagatgattggataggaggagatCCTTGTTTGCCTGCAGGTTTTCCAATAACCGGTGTCACATGCAACGAGGAAAACCCCCCGCGGGTGATTATTGT GAATTTAACAAACAGGGGTCTAATTGGCCACATACCTCCAAGCATAGCCAACTTAACCGCAATAACTCAGTTG CTGTTAGGAAACAATAATCTGTCAGGTTCTATTCCAAACCTCAGCTCATTGAAGAACCTTAGAAAATT GCAACTGCAAAATAATCAGCTGACTGGGGATATTCCAAGTTCATTGGAGAAACTGCCCATGTTGAATGAACT TTTCTTGCAGAACAACAAATTAGATGGAGATGTACCACCTGGTTTGATTAAGCCGGGTTTAAACCTTCG AGTTTATCCTCAAAGTAATTCTCCAAtaaacaaggaaagaaaagaaaaaagttccATTATAGGACTCACTGTTGGCTGTTCGGTTCTGTTAATCACTTTGATATTCGGGATTTATCTATGGAGGAAAAAATATAATCGAGGAAATCTCACCACCAACAATTTTATTATGCAACCTCAACATTCATGTACAG ATGAAGATGACCCAAATGAATTTCACAAGCTGACGGTAGAATATACTGAAGAAGATATTAAAGCAGCTACAAATAACTATTCTACACTCATTGGTAAGGGAGGCTTTGGATCTGTGTTTTATGGTAAACTTTCAGGAAATGAGGTTGCAGTGAAGGTACTTTCAACGGATTCATTTCAAGGAAAACAAGAATTTCGAAATGAG GTATCTCTCCTTTCAAGAATATACCATAAGAATCTTGTATATTTCATTGGGTACTGCAGAAAACCTATTGTGGCGTTAGTATATGAATTTATGGAATGTGGGACGTTGATGGATCATTTACACg GCCCAGCCAAACTAGAGAAACCTCTTGATTGGCAAACCAGGGTCAACATTGCTCTCCAAGCAGCAGAGG GTTTGCTATACTTGCATGAGGGTTGTAGTCCTCCAATTATACACAGAGATATTAAGTGCAGTAATATACTTTTGGATAGACGAATGTTTGCCAAGATATCTGACTTTGGTCTATCCAAGTTGTTAGACAGCTCCAAAAGCTATATATCAACTAATGTCAAGGGAACCCTCGGCTATCTGGATCCTGA ATATTTTGGATCATCATCGTTAAATGAAAAAAGTGATATCTATAGTTTTGGTGTGGTGTTGTTGGAGATTATTTCTGGTGTACCACCCAAGGAAGGAACAGTCGAAAGG GCAAAAGAATTACTTACATGTGGGAGACTAGTAGACTTGATGGATTCTTCATTAGGTGGTCGATATAGCTTAACATCTGCACGTAAAGTTGCAGAGATCGCATACAATTGTGTGGAACGAACATCAATAAACCGACCCACAATGAATACTGTTGTGAAAGAGCTAGCAGAAGCGAAGGCATGTGTGTTAGATGATAACGGTGAATCTAGATTCATTTTGAGTGGATCGTCAAACGTACTTGACATGCCTGAAGCTAGGTAG